The following proteins come from a genomic window of Microbacterium sulfonylureivorans:
- a CDS encoding sugar transferase, giving the protein MPDANPSTVRPDAFAEPALRASTAAMPLQRREPTWVRRYASRLIYTDALIMGLTLAGFGVFVLPNVNTTLSWPGGPNLPYVVPLSVVGVLWLLCLDAFDTRDRHIVGHGVVEYRRIINATFFVFATIVIIAFFLRIEVARALFLVALPVGLAGLLAGRWGWRQWLRQRQKAGAFVYRAVVLGDGAKLEHIITQIRGTHGTGYVIIGAITPRGTPIGISDVPVLGALADAEHAIDDSGADTLIVGGADELDPATMRRLGWAMADRDVNWVVAPALTDIAGPRIHARPVAGLPLVHVDFPQLEGYRRVVKRTFDIVASTILLVLASPIMLGTAIAVRVEGPGSVFYTQQRVGRRGTTFAMIKFRSMIQGADDQLASLLDLQGTTDRPFFKVTDDARITRVGRFIRRHSIDELPQLLNVFAGQMSLIGPRPQRPAEVALYDEVHERRLLVKPGMSGLWQVSGRSKLSWEDSIRLDLYYVENWSFTQDIQILFRTVKAVIAPGETAH; this is encoded by the coding sequence GTGCCGGACGCGAATCCCTCCACCGTCCGCCCCGACGCCTTCGCCGAGCCCGCCCTGCGCGCCTCGACCGCGGCCATGCCACTGCAGCGGCGCGAGCCGACGTGGGTGCGCCGGTACGCCAGCCGGCTGATCTACACCGACGCGCTCATCATGGGTCTCACCCTTGCGGGATTCGGTGTCTTCGTGCTGCCGAACGTGAACACGACGCTGTCCTGGCCGGGCGGACCGAACCTGCCCTACGTGGTGCCCCTCAGCGTGGTCGGCGTGCTCTGGCTGCTGTGCCTCGACGCCTTCGACACGCGCGACCGCCACATCGTGGGCCACGGGGTCGTCGAGTACCGCCGGATCATCAACGCCACGTTCTTCGTGTTCGCGACGATCGTCATCATCGCCTTCTTCCTTCGCATCGAGGTGGCGCGCGCACTCTTCCTCGTCGCGCTGCCGGTCGGGCTCGCAGGGCTGCTCGCGGGTCGCTGGGGATGGCGTCAATGGCTGCGGCAGCGGCAGAAGGCGGGCGCATTCGTCTATCGGGCCGTCGTACTCGGAGACGGGGCGAAGCTCGAGCACATCATCACGCAGATCCGCGGCACCCACGGCACCGGCTACGTGATCATCGGCGCGATCACGCCGCGCGGCACCCCCATCGGCATCAGCGACGTGCCGGTGCTCGGCGCCCTCGCCGACGCCGAGCATGCGATCGACGATTCCGGCGCCGACACGCTGATCGTCGGCGGCGCGGACGAGCTCGACCCCGCGACCATGCGGCGCCTGGGCTGGGCGATGGCAGATCGCGACGTCAACTGGGTCGTGGCGCCGGCCCTGACTGATATCGCCGGTCCCCGGATCCACGCGCGCCCCGTCGCCGGCCTGCCGCTCGTTCACGTCGACTTCCCGCAGTTGGAGGGCTATCGCCGCGTCGTCAAGCGCACCTTCGACATCGTCGCCTCGACCATCCTGCTCGTGCTCGCGTCGCCGATCATGCTCGGCACGGCCATCGCGGTCCGCGTCGAAGGGCCGGGGTCGGTCTTCTACACGCAGCAGCGCGTGGGCCGGCGGGGCACGACGTTCGCGATGATCAAGTTCCGCTCGATGATCCAGGGCGCCGACGACCAGCTCGCGAGTCTCCTCGACCTCCAAGGGACCACCGACCGTCCGTTCTTCAAGGTGACCGACGACGCGCGCATCACGCGTGTGGGACGCTTCATCCGACGCCACTCCATCGACGAACTGCCGCAGCTGCTCAATGTGTTCGCCGGGCAGATGAGCCTCATCGGTCCGCGCCCGCAGCGGCCCGCCGAGGTCGCCCTCTACGACGAGGTGCACGAGCGGCGACTGCTCGTCAAGCCGGGGATGAGCGGGCTGTGGCAGGTGAGCGGACGCTCCAAGCTGTCGTGGGAGGACTCGATCCGTCTCGACCTGTACTACGTGGAGAACTGGTCGTTCACCCAGGACATCCAGATCCTGTTCCGCACGGTGAAGGCCGTCATCGCTCCCGGTGAGACGGCCCACTGA
- a CDS encoding DUF4012 domain-containing protein: protein MPPKSPAGRHRQGRAGNHAPAPAPRRRRWPWVLLGVSVVILAPVGVVGGIFASQALEVRDNLLLAKGKLTSIVDLVQEGDQAGIEAAAADVSRLTAEAASIVEEPLWDAAVNIPIVGVNIQAVRAATQATDIMVADAMPPALQLLETIQLDELKVEGGGLNLEPLTGAVEIVPAVRSALADAQAQVAHVDREELLPVVDDAVGQLLDVLDQAGPALDMVEKYVPTLLALAGADEPRTYVVLFQNNAEIRATGGNAANGTIVTVDSGKIEMRKDETTDAFHNAGYDGLLQYEMPESTLSMYEWEFDAYSQNYTRTPDFPTTAAMYRSLWQTTNGGDIDGVISIDPVVLSYLMVATGPITLEDGTELTSKNVVQVLLSDTYERFGSDGDAADEYFGDVAGKVFDTVAAGKWDLKKMLVQLQKSILDDRVYMWFPREAEQAFVKEFDLDGSLATDNVEETQVGVWLNNASYSKLEYYLTTKLDVTCDATARTVTSTLTMTSAVPGWDLSEYTLAWRNPSLGLDRTTMILDVLSYAVPGGTLSSDPEYGDLADWTRTGSEAGRDGRSITMLLGMGETKSVSFTSTLPDGELGPLAVRYSPTVTKTPVTIADSCSSLFPASEPSLLESLQIPAPKATPTPTPTP, encoded by the coding sequence GTGCCCCCCAAATCCCCGGCCGGACGCCACCGCCAAGGTCGCGCCGGCAATCACGCGCCGGCGCCTGCGCCGCGTCGTCGGCGGTGGCCGTGGGTCCTGCTGGGCGTATCCGTCGTGATTCTGGCCCCCGTCGGGGTCGTCGGCGGCATCTTCGCGTCGCAGGCGCTCGAGGTGCGTGACAACCTCTTGCTCGCCAAGGGCAAGCTGACGTCGATCGTCGACCTCGTTCAGGAGGGCGACCAAGCGGGGATCGAGGCGGCCGCCGCCGATGTGAGCCGGCTGACCGCCGAGGCAGCGAGCATCGTCGAGGAGCCGCTGTGGGACGCGGCGGTGAACATCCCCATCGTGGGTGTGAACATCCAGGCGGTGCGTGCTGCGACCCAGGCGACGGACATCATGGTCGCCGATGCGATGCCGCCTGCTCTGCAGCTGCTGGAGACCATTCAGCTCGACGAGCTCAAAGTGGAAGGCGGAGGGCTCAATCTTGAGCCTTTGACCGGCGCGGTGGAGATCGTCCCCGCGGTGCGCAGTGCGCTCGCCGACGCGCAGGCGCAGGTCGCCCACGTCGACCGCGAGGAACTGCTGCCGGTCGTCGACGACGCCGTCGGCCAGCTGCTCGACGTTCTGGATCAGGCCGGACCGGCCCTCGACATGGTCGAGAAGTACGTGCCGACGCTGCTCGCCCTGGCGGGCGCGGACGAACCGCGCACCTACGTCGTGCTCTTCCAGAACAACGCCGAGATCCGCGCCACCGGCGGCAACGCCGCGAACGGCACCATCGTCACCGTCGATTCCGGCAAGATCGAGATGCGCAAGGACGAGACGACGGACGCGTTCCACAACGCGGGCTATGACGGGCTGCTTCAGTACGAGATGCCCGAGTCGACCCTCTCGATGTACGAGTGGGAGTTCGACGCGTACTCGCAGAACTACACGCGAACCCCCGACTTTCCGACGACCGCCGCCATGTACCGCTCGCTCTGGCAGACGACCAACGGCGGTGACATCGACGGCGTGATCTCCATCGACCCGGTCGTCCTGTCGTACCTGATGGTCGCGACCGGGCCGATCACGTTGGAGGACGGGACGGAGCTGACGTCCAAGAACGTCGTGCAGGTGCTCCTCAGCGACACGTACGAGCGGTTCGGGTCGGATGGCGACGCCGCCGACGAATACTTCGGGGATGTCGCGGGCAAGGTGTTCGACACCGTGGCGGCCGGCAAATGGGACCTGAAGAAGATGCTCGTGCAGCTCCAGAAGTCGATCCTCGACGATCGCGTCTACATGTGGTTCCCCCGCGAGGCGGAGCAGGCGTTCGTCAAGGAGTTCGACCTGGACGGGTCTCTCGCCACCGACAACGTCGAGGAGACGCAGGTCGGCGTCTGGCTGAACAACGCGTCGTACAGCAAGCTCGAGTACTACCTCACGACGAAGCTCGACGTCACGTGCGACGCGACGGCCCGGACGGTCACATCCACTCTCACGATGACGAGCGCCGTGCCCGGGTGGGACCTCAGCGAGTACACGCTCGCGTGGCGCAACCCGAGCCTCGGGCTCGACCGCACCACGATGATCCTCGACGTGCTGTCGTACGCGGTGCCCGGAGGCACGCTGAGTTCGGACCCCGAGTACGGCGATCTCGCGGACTGGACGCGGACGGGATCGGAGGCCGGCCGGGACGGGCGGAGCATCACGATGCTGCTCGGCATGGGGGAGACGAAGTCGGTGTCGTTCACGAGCACCCTCCCCGACGGTGAACTGGGCCCGCTCGCGGTGCGCTACTCCCCGACGGTGACGAAGACTCCTGTGACGATCGCCGACTCGTGCAGTTCGCTCTTCCCCGCGTCCGAGCCGTCGCTGCTCGAATCGCTGCAGATCCCGGCTCCGAAGGCCACCCCCACCCCGACGCCGACCCCCTGA
- a CDS encoding VanZ family protein, whose translation MTASRLPSTSGPRRAIVAALVLGYGAFLAFVVFWPSPIDQPVEALLDRAISELHERGVPGFVDYAFIESFANVLLFVPVGFLFGMMVPRRWWPIALLLGPALSGVIELAQRELLEARYATVEDVVANSIGATIGVLLAVIIRAVVEARDQKVIERHEAIRRSAAAAAA comes from the coding sequence ATGACCGCGTCCCGCCTGCCCTCTACGAGTGGTCCCCGTAGGGCGATCGTCGCGGCGCTGGTCCTCGGATATGGGGCGTTCCTCGCATTCGTGGTGTTCTGGCCGAGTCCGATCGACCAGCCCGTCGAAGCACTGCTCGATCGCGCGATCTCGGAGCTTCACGAGCGCGGTGTTCCGGGGTTCGTGGACTACGCGTTCATCGAGTCGTTCGCGAATGTCCTGCTCTTCGTGCCCGTCGGGTTCCTCTTCGGCATGATGGTGCCCCGGCGGTGGTGGCCGATTGCCCTCCTGCTCGGCCCGGCCTTGTCGGGCGTCATCGAGCTGGCACAGCGGGAGCTGCTCGAAGCGCGATACGCCACCGTCGAAGACGTTGTCGCCAACTCGATCGGGGCGACCATCGGCGTGCTCCTCGCGGTGATCATCCGCGCTGTGGTCGAGGCGCGCGACCAGAAGGTGATCGAGCGCCACGAGGCGATCAGACGCTCGGCCGCGGCTGCGGCCGCCTGA
- a CDS encoding Rv0909 family putative TA system antitoxin, with amino-acid sequence MGIDDLVNQGKGFLDQNKDKIDDVIKSEQAEGVSDNILDAAADFVKKVAPDSVDQHVDGVRDSVDKAVGNE; translated from the coding sequence ATGGGCATCGATGACCTGGTCAATCAGGGCAAGGGATTCCTCGACCAGAACAAGGACAAGATCGACGACGTGATCAAGTCGGAGCAGGCGGAGGGCGTGAGCGACAACATCCTCGATGCCGCGGCGGACTTCGTGAAGAAGGTCGCGCCCGACAGTGTCGACCAGCACGTCGACGGCGTGCGCGACAGCGTCGACAAGGCGGTCGGGAACGAGTAG
- the rpsJ gene encoding 30S ribosomal protein S10 has protein sequence MAGQKIRIRLKSYDHAGLDSSARKIVDTVTRAGATVVGPVPLPTEKNVVCVIRSPHKYKDSREHFEMRTHKRLIDIIDPTPKAVDSLMRLDLPADVNIEIKL, from the coding sequence ATGGCGGGACAGAAGATCCGCATTCGCCTGAAGTCGTACGACCACGCCGGGCTTGACTCGTCGGCGCGCAAGATCGTCGACACCGTGACCCGTGCGGGCGCGACCGTCGTGGGCCCCGTGCCCCTTCCGACCGAGAAGAACGTCGTGTGCGTCATCCGGTCGCCCCACAAGTACAAGGACAGCCGCGAGCACTTCGAGATGCGCACCCACAAGCGTCTGATCGACATCATCGACCCGACGCCCAAGGCCGTCGACTCGCTGATGCGCCTTGACCTGCCGGCCGATGTCAACATCGAGATCAAGCTCTGA
- the rplC gene encoding 50S ribosomal protein L3 has translation MADINNKISKGLLGTKLGMTQVWDENGKLVPVTVIEVAPNVVTQVRTPEKDGYKAVQIAYGQIDPRKVNQPLTAHFEAAGVTPRRHLTEVRTADAGDYSLGQELTVDATFEAGQLVDVVGTSKGKGFAGVMKRHNFKGMGASHGAHRNHRKPGSIGASSTPSRVFKGMRMAGRMGGERVTVLNLKVHAIDAEKGLLLVKGAVPGARGRIVYVRNAVKGA, from the coding sequence ATGGCTGACATCAACAACAAGATTTCGAAGGGCCTGCTGGGCACCAAGCTCGGCATGACCCAGGTTTGGGATGAGAACGGCAAGCTCGTTCCCGTCACCGTCATCGAGGTTGCCCCGAACGTGGTCACCCAGGTTCGCACCCCCGAGAAGGACGGCTACAAGGCCGTCCAGATCGCCTACGGCCAGATCGACCCCCGTAAGGTCAACCAGCCGCTGACGGCTCACTTCGAGGCCGCAGGCGTGACGCCGCGTCGCCACCTCACCGAGGTGCGCACCGCTGACGCCGGCGACTACTCGCTCGGTCAGGAGCTCACGGTCGACGCCACCTTCGAGGCCGGCCAGCTGGTCGACGTCGTCGGCACGAGCAAGGGCAAGGGCTTCGCCGGTGTCATGAAGCGTCACAACTTCAAGGGCATGGGCGCCTCGCACGGTGCACACCGCAACCACCGCAAGCCCGGTTCGATCGGCGCATCGTCGACCCCGAGCCGCGTCTTCAAGGGCATGCGCATGGCCGGCCGTATGGGTGGCGAGCGCGTGACCGTCCTCAACCTGAAGGTGCACGCCATCGACGCCGAGAAGGGTCTGCTGCTCGTCAAGGGCGCCGTCCCCGGTGCTCGTGGCCGCATCGTCTACGTCCGCAACGCAGTGAAGGGGGCCTGA
- the rplD gene encoding 50S ribosomal protein L4 produces the protein MADSTLALDVHKADGKKAGSVELPAAIFDVKTNIPLIHQVVVAQRAAARQGTHSTKRRGEVSGAGRKPFKQKGTGNARQGSIRAPHMTGGGIVHGPKPRDYSQRTPKKMIAAALLGSLSDRARGGRLHIVDSFGIEGAPSTKAAAAVLAALAPTKNVMVVITRDDELSILSVRNLAYVHVLYFDQLNAYDVLVSDDIVFTKAAYDGFVASKAGSTEEVSA, from the coding sequence ATGGCTGACTCGACTCTCGCGCTCGACGTCCACAAGGCCGATGGCAAGAAGGCCGGCTCCGTTGAGCTGCCCGCCGCGATCTTCGACGTCAAGACGAACATCCCGCTGATCCACCAGGTCGTCGTCGCGCAGCGCGCGGCGGCTCGCCAGGGCACCCACTCGACCAAGCGTCGCGGTGAGGTCTCGGGCGCCGGCCGCAAGCCCTTCAAGCAGAAGGGCACGGGTAACGCCCGTCAGGGCTCGATCCGTGCGCCGCACATGACCGGTGGTGGCATCGTCCACGGACCGAAGCCGCGCGACTACTCGCAGCGCACCCCCAAGAAGATGATCGCGGCTGCCCTCCTGGGCTCGCTCAGCGACCGTGCTCGTGGTGGCCGTCTGCACATCGTCGACTCCTTCGGCATCGAGGGTGCTCCGTCCACGAAGGCCGCCGCTGCGGTTCTCGCGGCGCTCGCCCCGACCAAGAACGTCATGGTCGTCATCACCCGTGATGACGAGCTCAGCATCCTGAGCGTCCGCAACCTCGCGTACGTCCACGTGCTGTACTTCGACCAGCTGAACGCCTACGACGTGCTCGTCTCGGACGACATCGTCTTCACCAAGGCCGCCTACGACGGATTCGTCGCGTCGAAGGCCGGCTCCACCGAGGAGGTCTCGGCATGA
- the rplW gene encoding 50S ribosomal protein L23 — protein sequence MTAVNKDPRDIILKPVVSEKSYGLIDEGKYTFLVDPRASKTEIKLAIEKIFGVKVAAVNTLNRVGKARRTRFGTGKRKDTKRAIVTLKSGTIDIFTAVG from the coding sequence ATGACCGCCGTGAACAAGGACCCGCGCGACATCATCCTGAAGCCGGTCGTCTCCGAGAAGAGCTACGGGCTCATCGACGAGGGCAAGTACACGTTCCTCGTGGACCCCCGCGCTTCGAAGACCGAGATCAAGCTCGCCATCGAGAAGATCTTCGGCGTCAAGGTCGCAGCGGTCAACACGCTCAACCGCGTCGGCAAGGCCCGCCGCACCCGCTTCGGCACCGGCAAGCGCAAGGACACCAAGCGCGCCATCGTGACCCTGAAGTCGGGCACCATCGACATCTTCACGGCAGTCGGCTGA
- the rplB gene encoding 50S ribosomal protein L2, translating into MAIRKYKPTTPGRRGSSVADFAEITRSTPEKSLLRPLSKTGGRNNQGRITTRHIGGGHKRQYRVIDFRRNDKDGINAKVAHIEYDPNRTARIALLHYADGEKRYIIAPNKLSQGDVVESGPGADIKPGNNLPLRNIPTGTVIHAIELRPGGGAKMARSAGVSVRLVAKDGPYAQLRLPSGEIRNVDARCRATIGEVGNAEQSNINWGKAGRNRWKGIRPTVRGVAMNPVDHPHGGGEGKTSGGRHPVSPWGQAEGRTRHANKESDKYIVRRRNAGKKRK; encoded by the coding sequence ATGGCTATTCGCAAGTACAAGCCCACGACCCCGGGTCGCCGCGGCTCGTCGGTGGCCGACTTCGCCGAGATCACCCGATCGACGCCTGAGAAGTCGCTCCTCCGCCCGCTGAGCAAGACCGGTGGCCGCAACAACCAGGGCCGCATCACCACCCGCCACATCGGCGGTGGCCACAAGCGCCAGTACCGCGTCATCGACTTCCGTCGCAACGACAAGGACGGCATCAACGCCAAGGTCGCTCACATCGAGTACGACCCCAACCGCACGGCGCGCATCGCGCTCCTGCACTACGCGGACGGCGAGAAGCGCTACATCATCGCGCCGAACAAGCTGTCGCAGGGCGACGTGGTCGAGTCCGGTCCGGGCGCCGACATCAAGCCCGGCAACAACCTGCCGCTGCGCAACATCCCCACCGGTACCGTGATCCACGCGATCGAGCTCCGTCCCGGCGGCGGCGCGAAGATGGCCCGCTCCGCGGGTGTGTCGGTGCGCCTCGTCGCGAAGGACGGCCCGTACGCGCAGCTGCGTCTCCCCTCGGGCGAGATCCGCAACGTGGATGCCCGCTGCCGCGCGACGATCGGCGAGGTCGGCAACGCCGAGCAGTCGAACATCAACTGGGGCAAGGCCGGCCGCAACCGCTGGAAGGGCATCCGCCCGACCGTCCGCGGTGTCGCGATGAACCCCGTCGACCACCCGCACGGTGGTGGCGAGGGCAAGACCTCTGGTGGTCGTCACCCTGTTTCGCCGTGGGGCCAGGCCGAAGGCCGCACCCGTCACGCGAACAAGGAAAGCGACAAGTACATCGTTCGCCGTCGCAACGCCGGCAAGAAGCGCAAGTAG
- the rpsS gene encoding 30S ribosomal protein S19 — protein MPRSLKKGPFVDEHLLRKVVVQNEAGSKNVIKTWSRRSMIVPVMLGHTIAVHDGRKHIPVFVTESMVGHKLGEFAPTRTFRGHVKDDKKGRRR, from the coding sequence ATGCCACGCAGTCTTAAGAAGGGCCCCTTCGTCGACGAGCACCTGCTTCGCAAGGTCGTCGTCCAGAACGAAGCCGGTTCCAAGAACGTCATCAAGACCTGGTCGCGCCGTTCCATGATCGTTCCGGTCATGCTCGGTCACACCATCGCCGTCCACGACGGTCGCAAGCACATCCCCGTGTTCGTGACCGAGAGCATGGTCGGCCACAAACTGGGCGAATTCGCGCCCACCCGCACCTTCCGCGGCCACGTGAAGGACGACAAGAAGGGCCGTCGCCGCTAA
- the rplV gene encoding 50S ribosomal protein L22: protein MVESIARVRHIRVTPQKARRVVALIKGKQAEEALAILKFAPQSASEPIYKLVASAIANARVKADKDGEYLDEQDLYVANAYVDEGTTLKRFQPRAQGRAFQIKKRTSHITVVLSTPEVAEAAPAATTKKASK, encoded by the coding sequence ATGGTGGAGTCCATCGCACGTGTGCGACACATCCGCGTGACCCCTCAGAAGGCTCGTCGTGTCGTCGCCCTCATCAAGGGCAAGCAGGCCGAGGAGGCCCTGGCCATCCTCAAGTTCGCGCCGCAGAGCGCGAGCGAGCCGATCTACAAGCTCGTCGCCTCGGCGATCGCGAACGCTCGCGTGAAGGCCGACAAGGACGGCGAGTACCTGGACGAGCAGGACCTGTACGTGGCCAACGCGTACGTCGACGAGGGCACGACGCTCAAGCGTTTCCAGCCCCGTGCACAGGGTCGCGCGTTCCAGATCAAGAAGCGCACGAGCCACATCACGGTCGTGCTCTCGACGCCCGAGGTCGCTGAGGCGGCACCGGCTGCCACGACGAAGAAGGCGAGCAAGTAA
- the rpsC gene encoding 30S ribosomal protein S3 produces MGQKVNPYGFRLGITTDHVSRWFSDSTKPGQRYADYVAEDIKIRRLLTTSLDRAGVSNIEIERTRDRVRVDIHTARPGIVIGRRGAEAERIRADLEKLTGKQIQLNILEVKNPEADAQLVAQGIAEQLSARVAFRRAMRKGLQGAQRAGAKGVRIQVSGRLGGAEMSRSEFYREGRVPLHTLRANIDYGFYEAKTTFGRIGVKVWIYKGDLTNKELAREQANAPKSSRDRNDRPRRGPRNEAPVAEGASA; encoded by the coding sequence ATGGGCCAGAAGGTCAACCCGTACGGCTTCCGCCTCGGCATCACCACGGACCACGTGTCGCGTTGGTTCTCGGACTCGACGAAGCCCGGACAGCGCTACGCCGACTACGTGGCCGAGGACATCAAGATCCGTCGCCTGCTGACGACGTCGCTCGACCGCGCCGGCGTCAGCAACATCGAGATCGAGCGCACGCGTGACCGCGTCCGCGTCGACATCCACACCGCCCGCCCGGGCATCGTGATCGGCCGCCGCGGCGCCGAGGCCGAGCGCATCCGCGCCGACCTCGAGAAGCTCACCGGCAAGCAGATCCAGCTGAACATCCTCGAGGTCAAGAACCCCGAGGCCGATGCTCAGCTCGTCGCACAGGGCATCGCCGAGCAGCTCAGCGCCCGCGTGGCTTTCCGCCGCGCGATGCGCAAGGGCCTGCAGGGTGCTCAGCGTGCCGGCGCCAAGGGCGTCCGCATCCAGGTCTCCGGCCGCCTCGGCGGCGCTGAGATGAGCCGTTCGGAGTTCTACCGCGAGGGTCGTGTGCCGCTGCACACGCTGCGCGCGAACATCGACTACGGCTTCTACGAGGCGAAGACCACCTTCGGCCGCATCGGCGTGAAGGTCTGGATCTACAAGGGCGACCTCACCAACAAGGAACTCGCGCGCGAGCAGGCCAACGCGCCGAAGTCGTCGCGTGACCGCAACGACCGTCCGCGTCGTGGCCCCCGCAACGAGGCCCCCGTCGCAGAAGGAGCATCGGCGTAA
- the rplP gene encoding 50S ribosomal protein L16 — protein sequence MLIPRKVKYRKQHHPGRSGQATGGTKVSFGEFGIQALTPAYVTNRQIESARIAMTRHIKRGGKVWINIYPDRPLTKKPAETRMGSGKGSPEWWVANVKPGRVLFEVAGVNEELAREALTRAIHKLPLKARIIKREEGDA from the coding sequence ATGCTTATCCCCCGCAAGGTCAAGTACCGCAAGCAGCACCACCCGGGTCGCTCGGGCCAGGCCACCGGTGGCACCAAGGTGTCGTTCGGTGAGTTCGGCATCCAGGCCCTCACCCCCGCTTACGTGACGAACCGTCAGATCGAGTCCGCTCGTATCGCGATGACGCGTCACATCAAGCGTGGCGGAAAGGTGTGGATCAACATCTACCCCGACCGTCCGCTCACGAAGAAGCCGGCCGAAACCCGCATGGGTTCCGGTAAGGGTTCGCCGGAGTGGTGGGTCGCGAACGTCAAGCCGGGTCGCGTCCTCTTCGAGGTCGCCGGCGTCAACGAGGAACTCGCTCGTGAGGCCCTGACCCGTGCAATCCACAAGCTGCCTCTCAAGGCACGCATCATCAAGCGCGAGGAGGGCGACGCGTAA
- the rpmC gene encoding 50S ribosomal protein L29: MAIGTKTLAPSELDTFEDQRLVEELRKAKEELFNLRFQSATGQLESHGRIRAVKRDIARLYTVIRERELGIRATPAPLETTTKAKKTKAKKADAADEAVKEEAE; the protein is encoded by the coding sequence ATGGCGATCGGCACCAAGACGCTCGCTCCGAGCGAGCTCGACACGTTCGAAGACCAGCGCCTCGTCGAGGAGCTGCGCAAGGCCAAGGAAGAGCTGTTCAACCTGCGCTTCCAGTCGGCCACCGGCCAGCTCGAGAGCCACGGCCGCATCCGTGCGGTCAAGCGCGACATCGCGCGGCTCTACACCGTGATCCGTGAGCGCGAGCTCGGCATCCGTGCCACGCCCGCGCCGCTGGAGACCACGACGAAGGCGAAGAAGACGAAGGCCAAGAAGGCGGATGCCGCTGACGAGGCCGTGAAGGAAGAGGCCGAGTGA
- the rpsQ gene encoding 30S ribosomal protein S17, giving the protein MAETTEKKAPAKKAPAKAAAAEVAPVQAAGHESSAHDVRDADARGYRKSRRGYVVSDKMDKTIVVEVEDRVKHPLYGKVIRRTSKVKAHDEGNTAGIGDLVLINETRPLSATKRWRLVEILEKAK; this is encoded by the coding sequence ATGGCTGAGACCACCGAAAAGAAGGCGCCCGCCAAGAAGGCTCCCGCCAAGGCGGCTGCCGCCGAGGTCGCGCCCGTCCAGGCTGCGGGTCACGAGTCGTCCGCGCACGATGTGCGCGACGCCGACGCGCGTGGCTACCGCAAGTCGCGCCGCGGCTACGTCGTGAGCGACAAGATGGACAAGACGATCGTCGTCGAGGTCGAGGACCGCGTTAAGCACCCCCTCTACGGCAAGGTCATCCGTCGTACGTCGAAGGTCAAGGCGCACGACGAGGGCAACACCGCCGGCATCGGCGACCTCGTCCTCATCAACGAGACCCGCCCGCTGAGCGCCACCAAGCGCTGGCGCCTGGTCGAGATCCTCGAGAAGGCCAAGTAA
- the rplN gene encoding 50S ribosomal protein L14, which translates to MIQQESRLKVADNTGAKELLTIRVLGGSHRRYAGLGDIIVATVKDAIPGGNVKKGDVVKAVVVRTKKETRRPDGSYIKFDENAAVILKSDGEPRGTRIFGPVGRELRDKKFMKIVSLAPEVI; encoded by the coding sequence GTGATTCAGCAGGAGTCCCGCCTGAAGGTCGCCGACAACACCGGCGCCAAGGAGCTGCTCACGATCCGCGTGCTCGGTGGCTCGCACCGCCGGTACGCCGGTCTGGGCGACATCATCGTGGCCACGGTGAAGGATGCGATCCCCGGCGGCAACGTGAAGAAGGGCGACGTGGTCAAGGCCGTCGTCGTCCGCACCAAGAAGGAGACCCGTCGTCCCGACGGCTCGTACATCAAGTTCGACGAGAACGCCGCCGTGATCCTGAAGAGCGACGGGGAGCCCCGCGGCACCCGCATCTTCGGACCGGTCGGTCGTGAGCTTCGCGACAAGAAGTTCATGAAGATCGTCTCGCTCGCGCCGGAGGTCATTTAG
- the rplX gene encoding 50S ribosomal protein L24, producing the protein MAKIKKGDLVQVISGAKPERGGDRGKQGKVLEVLVEQNRVIVEGVNYVTKHTRVGQTQRGTKTGGIETFEAPIHISNVAVVDPSTKKPTKVGHRVEEQTKDGVKRTVRVRFAKKSGKDL; encoded by the coding sequence ATGGCGAAGATCAAGAAGGGCGACCTGGTTCAGGTCATCTCGGGCGCCAAGCCCGAGCGCGGCGGCGATCGCGGCAAGCAGGGCAAGGTCCTCGAGGTCCTCGTCGAGCAGAACCGCGTCATCGTCGAGGGCGTGAACTACGTCACCAAGCACACGCGTGTGGGCCAGACCCAGCGCGGCACCAAGACGGGCGGCATCGAGACCTTCGAAGCCCCCATCCACATCTCCAACGTCGCCGTCGTCGACCCCTCGACCAAGAAGCCGACCAAGGTCGGCCACCGGGTCGAGGAGCAGACGAAGGACGGCGTGAAGCGCACCGTCCGCGTGCGCTTCGCCAAGAAGTCAGGCAAGGACCTCTGA